Genomic DNA from Anguilla anguilla isolate fAngAng1 chromosome 17, fAngAng1.pri, whole genome shotgun sequence:
CGGTCAGTTTTCATGCCAAAGAGATATAACTAACTCAACCCGCCAATCATTTCCCCCATCGAAGTGGGGAATACAGTTAGCTACCCGGCACCTACGCGTCTGACAAGACCcccagcaaaaataaacacctAGACCTTTGGCTAGTTAGTatgcaagctagctaacaattGGCTGTAGAGAATCGTGCATATATCGTTACATTCTGCTCGTAACTGGGAAGCTGCATAGCTAGCCATATGGCTAACACAACCTACATACGAGCCAGGTTATTATTTAAAACGAATTATGTGAAGTGGCAAGCTTGCAATTAAACAACCAGCTATCAGCAtcaccagctagctagctagagaaAGCAAACATTGCATACTTACTATGTACCTCGCGATGTGGGCTGGAGGCTGCCGGGACTTTTGTAATTACTACAATTTTACGTATTTTCTCTTATCGCATATTTACAGGCATTAGTAAAATATACCTAattaaaatggctaaattaaagctttaaaaatgtattgtgcaaGAACAACGTTACAGGCCTTTTACGATCGCGGCCGCCATTTTACTTTCTTCACTGAACACAAACTGGCCAGCAAGGTTTGACGGGAAATGATGTTTTTGAGCCAAATTGCTCTGACTTGAGTACTGTGGACAGTGAGTATAATGTGAGTATAGTGCTCATGGCCACTATAATTGGCCTATAGCAGTTAAACTCAACCGTTTATTGATTATTAACAGAGTGCCCAGACGTCCCGTTTTCCCGGGGCATCCCTGTATTTTAGCCTCTTTTGCGTCTctcttaaaatgagaaaatatattCTCGGATTTTGTGACTGTAATTGTCACTATTGCAAGTTGTCATAGCATGTACACGGTCCTTCAGGGAATCTTATCCCTAATGTGCTCAACTGTGTGAAATTACttactgaaattatatttaaataaaactcgAAATGGCAAAACAATTGCGTTTAAACAGAGCCAATTACGTGCGCATTTTGAATCATGTGAAACTATAAATCCTATGTGTGTTCAAATGGAATATAGATAATGATTATTCTTGATTAGTTTTCATGTGTTTTATATAACAGTACTCAACGCAGGGCCTGATTTTGCggattagacacacacactgcagtttaaTTCATATTGCGAATAGTGCAgtcagtttaaatattttatttgcggTAGCAGTGGCTATTTAGAAGTCAAAGAATACGCAGATAATTGCAAAGAGTTTTCGTCTGCTTTTATTTCcaggtaaataaacaaataaacaagttGTAATCAAAATGACCAGTACTGCTGAAATAATTAATCAAGTAgtgctttaaaaatgatcattaaTGACATTTAGCTGATATTAAACTGTTTTCCTGCACCCAACCTGCCctatcctctctctcaccctatCCTGTCCTCTGTTCTTCCCACACAGAATTTTTTCCTCCAAATTGACTCATCCACTCTTCCCCTTACAAATTCCTTGCTGCTccacttcctctttttctcagcttcacCTCTGATCTCTTCACAACTTCCTGTCTTTTATTTTCCCACTCATTTCCCTCCCACCAGTCCCTTGACCCACAGTTGCACCCCTCCGTTCTTATATGTTGCAGTAGTTCTCCAGGTCGTAGTAATTGCAGTAGAAATGGCAGCACTGCTCCACAATCCCTCTCTTGGCCATTCCATTGCGGCTCGCTCGCCCCTCTTCTACACCCTCAAGGATCATTCTGGCCTCCCGCAGCAAGGAGGCGCTGTCTCTCATCATGATTCCTGTCGGAAGAAGAGATTATACAGGGTTTAGGACCTTCTGCAGAAGGTGTATCCAATTGGAGGAAAGGGTGGTTGTGTACGATGTTCCCACAGACtaaggggtgcactcagtgtaaagaccacatgcccccgccaaggcgtaacttggcgggatggcatacctgccatcccaattataACACTGCAAAATTACTGTTACCATGGAATCAtgcatttttctaaaaatgccattttcaatATCTCCGACCACCTCACCTCTTTGCTTCACATTTTGCTTGTTGTGCTCGAGGGTGTGTCCTCTacagaggtgtgggtggggttgaggaccAAGGAGGTGTAAGTGGGGTTTACAATCACAAAGTCTACTAGGGCCGCACAATCTtacatagtatacctttaagcTGGGATTTTTAGCAGGGGAAACATTCATTCTGAACTATGAAAAGATTTTGCATATATTAAACAGGGGAAAAACGTCACATCATTAACTCATTGTTGAGAACAAAACACTACTTATTTTGCAACGGCATttactttttcttatttttaagtGCAGAAAGTTGTAGAGTGCTAATATATTTGAAGAATACATTGTTATGCACTCACGACGCATGAATTGCCTATTACTGAAGGGGCAAATTTTTTGCAACGTGTTTACTTACGTATATTTTCCTCTCGCACTCTTCTCCCGGGATGGTAGAAGAGCCCTTTCTCCCCACAGACAAACAGCAGCGCTTCTACGAGCTGGATGCCGCACAGCCGGCGATTTCCAAAAGCGCCACACGAGGGCGCCACGCACAGCAGGCACAGTGCGAGGAGGCCGAGATGGACGAAGCGCATCCTGCAGAGGCCGGCAGAGAGAGCAGGTGCAGGGACGAAAGTTGAGTTCGTTACACCTGAGAACAAGCGCGAGAGCTTTCCGccattaattaatgaattaactgAAGTTCAGAGCCAGATAAATCATTGGAGCATAATGGTATTAAGGTGAGAGGCAGCTCTAGTGTGAGAAAATGGCCCGAATAAAGAGAAATACGGGGATTCGGATGCAGAACTTACGTAAATGTTTCGTTGAGGTCCTCCGGTCAAAACCTGCGCTCCCAGGTTAtctgctgcctgcctgccagaGAGATGGAGTGGAATCCCCTATTGATATATAAACCCAAAACAGGGCCCCAcctcctcccgctccctcaGCATAGTTCTAATGCAGTGACTAGCCTGTTGGGGGTCTGCCCTCATGGACACTGCATTTACTCTCTCTCCGCTCTGTTAATCACCCTTTCAGAGCCCCTGTAATTACCTgacccaagcccccccccccaccaccagttCTGATCCTCGGCCAATGCACTGTTTTATACAGTCATTTTGATTAGACATCCCCCCGATTTTAATTACCCCTATTAATGTTACCgtctctctctggctttcaTCTGTCCCTGGCTCTTCATCCAGGGCATGCTATGAGTACCAGAACCGTCTAATCAGCCGTCTGATCACTGCACATAAAGCCTACCTGCCTttcatttgtttctgtattCGTGCACAAAGAACTCACTCTGTTCAGTCATGTTTTTTGACTTTGTAATCTTTGTTGAAACCTTGAAAAAATCGGTCattatcatacacacacacacacacacatacacacacgcatgcagagaCATgtacaaagcccccccccccccccccccacacacacacgcacactacatAACATGTCCTATAtgattataaaatgtatgctttgTTAGTACAACTTGTCCTTGCATTGGCAGTTGATCTGAAAGGACAATAGTCTCATTATTgttctttcactttattttctgtattaagAAGGTGATACGTCAAGCTGGTTCTGCTTGCTTTTATTTCACAGAGaaattgtaaattatttttccacaacCCAAACGCCAAACAAACCAAGAACACGACTTGTTTGTTTCTCAGTGGGCTGTGTATTGCACATAGAGTTCCGTTGTGTAGATGTGTGCGATTTTTTGGTCCAGTCTATGGTCACGCACAAAGCTaaatggaaaattaacaaaataatttggaAAAACAACCAGGGGGAAAAGAGCGGAGCATCAGAATAGCTGGTTTAGAGAGAGGTTTGAGAGTTGGAGAGAGAGGTGATGGGGGGATTAGATTAAGAAAACTAGAATGCAATATAGAGCACAGTGGGAttatgggagagagagggggagagagaaaaggatgacagagagagagagtgtgtctgtcagtgtgacaCTGAAAGACACAGACCTAAAGCCAACCGCAGACTGTGTacaaaaacaaacgaaaatCAAAACCGAGAAACAAAATTCAGAGAGGGAGCGCGCTGAGTCACGCCTGAACCTATCTGACAGGAAGCACAGTAGGtaaggggggaagaggggattAGTGGTTAAATAATTACACCTCATACCCAATGTATTTCATGTATTCTTTGATTTTGTGGGCTGACATTATGGTTGCATTTGTATGGCTGTAGGGGTTTgtatttttcttctgaaaaaaagtatttttctgtaTTGCTGTGATTTTCCTTTGAATATTAAACCAGCAAAgcttaaaatatattgtatttataatCATATGGATACAGACATTTAGTTTGTACCTTTGCCATTGTTCAATTTGGGACCATTGTTACTTTGTATATTTCCCTTTTACATTCCTTAAAGtgctttaaaaagcacattaataCCTGCACATaagattaaatgtttattacTGCTATGAATAAGTTCctcattttatgtaattatgtggtttttgtgaaatattgttCATGAGACAGAATTATTTACGACCAAGTTACTAATCACATCAAATTTGTTACtaataacaaacatttttttttttagattatattGCAATGGACTGCAGCTGTGGGAACAcactgtatttaatttatttaacctaAACAGCCCGCTGCCAGTTTTATAAACGTATATACACAAATTATGCATTATATCCTCTAGGAATGACCTGCTGTACTTGgatgtgtatttttaaagctAAAGTATTTAACCATGATTAAGCATTCTACGGAAAATGAAAGATAGCAATGTATGGCATAGTAATGTTGTTTGTGCGTAACATGTTAAAAAGAACACTATGCATGATATAGCCTGTTAAGATATGCATTAACAAATTGCTTGCAGTTTGAATTTGCCTgatcagttatttaaaaataatctattattcatttaattatctTATACCTTAATCCAAGGTGACTTTGTCAGTGTTGGAACATATAAGCCCAGTGCTATGAACAGGACGGATGAATTCACAAATACAGGCTACAGATTAAATCACTGAGCGGAAATCTCCCTTCACTTCAACTGTGGTTACATAACTGTAATAATTATAATCTGTTCATATGACATCTGAATTATGACCTTGCCTCCTCTAGGGGCTGTTCTGTTTTCATGAGTCACAAGTACACACATtgtatatgcatgtacagtgagctccataagaTTTGGGACcgcaacatatttttttcttgatttggctctgtactccacaattttacatttgtaatcaaacaatttgcatgtggttGACGTGCattttctcagcttttatttaagggtatttttatacactttggtttcaccatgtaaaaattacagcaccatttatacattttatataccattttatacatagccccccatttcagggcaccataaagtttgggacatattaatgttatgtaaatgaaagtactCATTTATTAGAGTATTTTGTTGCATATCCGTTGCATGCCATGaatgcttgaagtctgtgacccacagacatcaccaggtgctgagtatctctggggatgctctgccaggcctgtactgcagccatcttcagctcctgcttgtttcgggtgctagttgccttaagttttcccTTCAGCATATGGAATgaatgttcagttggattcagagcGGGTGAACAACATGGCCTGtcaaaaaaagttttctgtttttggccttgaaaaactcctttgtcgctttagcagtatgtttgggatcatggtcttgctgtaggatgaagcaccgtccaatgagtttggagttATTTGGTCGAGccgataagatgcttctgtgcactacagaattaattctgttgctgctgtcagcaattacatcatcaatgaaggcatgtgagccagtatctgtggcagccatacatgacCAATCCATCACACCCCCACTGCCATGTTtcacaggtgagggggggggggggggggggggggaggggtgctttggatcttgggaagTTCCTTtcggcctccacactttgctcttggcatcactctggtacaaatgaatcttggtctcatctgtccacgagacctttttccagagctCTACAGGCTCTTatgtacttcttagcaaactataacctggccatcctgctTTTGCGGTTAACTAGTGGATTGCGTCATGTAGTTTAGcctctgtggttctgtttgtgaagtcttctgcggacagtagtcactgacacgtcCGCACCTGACTCccgaagagtgtttctgatttgttggACAGATGTCATGATGAGAATTCTTCAATAACCAACTGTAAGAGGTCTTCTTTGGCGACCAGGCcttttgcgattactgagctcaccagtgctctttttTTCATCATGATATTCCAAACTGCTGAATTTGGTCAGCTTAAAgtttgtctctgactgtttaTTCTCATTTCACAGCcttataatggcttccttgactttcattggcgcaactctggtcctcatgatGACATAttccaataacagactccaatggcaaacaaaagcctagaatcaagacaaGATACTGAAAGATTTATTATACCCTCATTAAGAAAGGAGTTGAATaaacctgactaatcagaaacacctgtgaagacATTTGTCTCAAATTTTAtaatgccctgaaatgggggggtcTATGTGTAAATAGTGTTGTATCTTCTACAGATGGTGAGACTAAAATGTagcataaaaatacccttttaaTAAAAGCGGACAATCTGccctttaaccacatgtgaatggtTTGACTACTAATCTAAAACTggggagtacagagctaaatgaaggaaaaaaatgtctctgtccaaaacattatggcgCTCACTGGTACAGCATTTATCCTGAGTGATAGCGTCTGTAGCGTTGTGGTGGTCTGTGTCGCTGTGTAGGCATGGCGGCCGTGGACGTGGAGAGGATAATTCAGTGCATCAAGGACGGGGATCAAGACGGTGTTCAGGCTCGGCTGAAGGAATACAACACAGAGGTGCTCTACGTTTACCGTGACTTACTTCCTGTGACTGTCGTCTGCGTTGCTGGCGTCCTTGTCTCTGTGCTCTCGGCCGGTGTGCCTGTTAAACTAACTCCGCCCGTCTCTTGCTCCCCGCAGTACGCGGAGTGCTTCTTCTACAATGTGGaggaaaaggagaggaggaaggtgaggaagatgaggaaaggaagaaggaaagagaTTATATTGTCCTGAGTAGCCAGGGCAGGGCATCGCACCAGTGTGTTATTCAACATGCAGGGCATCACATACAGGGCATCGCACCAGTGTGTTATTCAACATGCAGGGTATCACATACAGGGCATCACACCAGTGTGTTATTCAACATACAGGGCATCACATACAGGGCATCGCACCAGTGTGTTATTCAACATACAGGGcatcacagcagtgtgttattCAACATGCAGGGCATCACATACAGGGCATCGCACCACTATGTTATTCAACATACAGGGCATCACACCAGTGTGTTATTCAACATACAGGGCATCATAAATCCAGCATACGTTCCCATCTCTCGTTAACTTGGATAAATGCACACAGTAAACATGccattggctgtgctgtgtgagctgTATGAGAGGGACGTGTGTCTGTGGCACTCCCTGCCCGTGGATTACCTACTCTCCCTTTAAGATTAGcgtttctgttctctctctctcagggagaGGGAGCTTGGTTGGATTAATGAACTAATTGGTGTAAAGCTGACTCATACGTGCTCACTTATCCCCAAACTTATCCCCCTGTTTACTGCCCCCATCcctgtctctcctccccctctgtgttcctgtgcgtTCTTACGGTCAGCGGTGTATGGTTTTATTCACTTTCACTGCCTAATTACCGTGAAAGCTTTTCTTTCATTACCTGTGAAAACTGTTCCTTCATTACCTGATAACTTTTTCTTCATTACTGTGAAAACCTTACCCTCATTACCTGTGAAAACTCCTTCTTCATTACTGTGAAAACCTTACCCTCATTACCTGTGAaaactctttctttttccttcgtGCCCGCGGGCTTTCCGATGGGATGTGCCAGCAACGGGAACTTGAAGAGGTAAGAACACTTCACCCCTCAGAATGTGGCTGCTTTTTAACGATGCACCGATTCACACCGATTCAAATGGGCTGCACTGCTGTTCCGTGCTATTGTGAGCTATCTCACCATTCTGTCAGCCTCCTCCCGCTCACAACTTCCTCTTATGAGAACTTCACCCCTGCTGAATTTCCCTGTGTTTGTGCACTTCCTGGTACTCTCCAGCAGAGGGTGAAACATGGTAAACGGGCACCGCGTGGTCCTGCGTGGCACTGCTCCGGTCGACGCCAATCCTTCACACCGCAGCGCTTTCCACGTGCCGCCACAATAATCTGCCTCCTCCTGCCTGAGTTTCACAGCAATTACATCATgccagaagagagagagagggagagaaagggagattgagcaagagggagagggaatgagcaagagagatagggagagagagggagggggagagagagagaaagacactgtgtctttggcaatatgtatatatatatatatatatatatatatgtcatgTCAATGaagctcatttgaatttgaatttaaattttactgAGCCAGCACATCTGTCGTTCTCAGCAAAAAGAGCGGGAGAAGGGATGAGCTGGCTTCCTCTCCCTCTGAGAAGGTTAGCAAACCTGGCCGCTCTGTGAATCGCCCTGGCCTGTGCGTCTCATCAGGAAGTGCgcacactgcagctctctggCAGTGTGTAAACGCTCgcctttctctctgtcaaaaataacaaagacatttGAACTGTTGCAACTTGTCTCCCAGTTCAGGCGGAATAAAGTGAGGGAGTATGTTCCGGACTCGGACTCTGACTTGGACGCGGATGAATCCGAAGACCCTGAGCTCATACTCAGAAGGGTACTGCTGTgctctccgtctgtctgtctgtctgtctgtcaccacAGTGTACCCCCTCGCTAGCAATGACAATGACATCCACCCCCAAAACAGTACTGACACTGACATATATTCATagaaacagcactgacactgataTTTACTCACCGAGACAGTACTGACACTGACATCTACTCACTGAGACAAAATATAcacaagtataaacatgttgcTAAAGcgttttttaaacacaaatgtaCAGTTTGTATGAATatattctctctccccccctccctccctctcttcctgtccctcccctcccccctccctctccttctctttccccctccctccctctctccctccctctccctctctctctctctctcccccccccgccagcggCTGGCGGCTGCGCTGATCTGGTTCATCCGGACGCGGCTGCAGCCGGGCGTGCTGAAGGTGTGCCTGCGCAGCCTGCGCATCCTGACGCGGGACCGGCAGGCCCTGGCCCCGCTGGTGACCGACACGGCCCTCCTGACGCTGGCCCGCTACGGGGGCATCAGCGCCCTGCCGCCGCCCCGCGAGGAGGACAGGGACGTGGAGCTCTACACCTACATCAGCGAAATCAGCGTCTCCGCCTTGCGCGCACGGAGCGGGGCCAAGCCCGGCTCCGCCAGTCCAGACGCTAGCGATGCCCCCGGCGACGACAATGCCGCCGGATCTCCCAGCGTGCATTGCGCCACCGCAGCCGAGACCCCGGCCCGCGGCGTGCAGGCCGACCCCGCTCCGGCCCCCTGTTCCGgaaccctctctcccccccgcggTGAGAAGGCGGAGGCCGGCGGGACGGAGTGCTGGGCTGGGACAGCTGGTCACGGCGCGCGTGACGACAAGCCCGAGTCGCATGCGGTGCTCGCCAGGGGGAAGAGGGACGccggaaaagagagaggggaagaggaggaggacgaggaggaaggggaggatgACATGGAGGTGTGGAGGAAGGAGGCCATGAAGGCTCTGTGCAACGTCATCTACAACAGCCAGAAGGCGCAGGAGAGAGCCAGCACCCTGAGGTAACTGAGTCCGAACACAGTCCGAGTCAGAAAGGACCAGAAGGCCCGTTAACCATGGGCTGACTTCTGACTGTCcgtatggtaaatggtaaatggactgcatttatataacgcttttatccaaagcgctttacaattgatgcctctcattcgccagagcagttagggattaggtgtcttgctcaaggacactttgacacgcccagggcagggtttgaaccggtaaccctccgactgccagacaatcggtcttacctcctgagctgtcgcCCCTATGGTCGTCCGTATGGTTGGCTGGTGTTGTTTATGAAACTGAAAGGCTAGGCCACTTGCATACTCCAAATATATGGACCTTGTAGTGAACAGGTTGTGTCTCCtgacatacactatatgaccaaaagtatctgggcaccccttggtctggggctgtttttcatggtttggtctAGGGCTCCTTAGTTCCAGCGAAGGCAAATTTCTattctacagcatacaatcacattctagataattctgtgcttccccaacagttttgggaggccctttcctttttcagcgtgacaatgcccccaaaacacacagtgaggttcatatagaaatggttttgtcaagatcaGTGTGAAAgtacttgactggcctgcacagagccttgacctcaaccccatccaacacctttggcattaattggaaagccaaatgtgagccaggcctaactGCCAagtcagtgcccaacctcagtaatgttcttctggctgaacggaggcaaatccctgcagcaatgctccaacatctagcataaagcctttccagaagagtggaggttgctatcgcagcaaagagtggaccaactccatattaatgcccataattttggatgagatgttggatgtccggtgtccacatacttttggccatgtggtgTATGTCCACAAACGGCTTTACCATCttgtggaattaaaaaaattaaataactggTAAAGTACTGAAAATTAATATAGAGGCAGGGACCTTTCCTCTGTTTTCTGGGTTAAAACACTGACAgatgagccccacggtctcagattgaatctggactgtgccagtgccagtaGCTCCAAAGGGCGACGGGCGATTGATTCGCCTAGGAAACGGGGGAGAGTAACTGTCAGTTAGGGGCCCACGTTGCGTCACTCTCTAGCAACCACTGCTAGAGTCAATTGGGTGCCCAAGAAATGCAAGCTAAGGCCttatatgaaaggtcttcctcccaCTCAACTCTATGTGAGCTTAGCTGTGGTCTGCAAATAATGGACATGTTCAGCCACACATCGGGTGccaatattcattttaaataaataaataacataaaaacagaaaaggttcACTTCCTTCTTGTTGTGGTCAGTAGGGCAGTACCTGTCTTACACACCATGGAAGTGTgacactgaaattaattaatccGGTCCTCAGTGTTTCTcctgtgctctcctgtgtgtCAGATTGCTGTCGGGCTTGTCAGAGAGGCTGAAAAGGGGCACCCAGGGTCCagagccccctagtggccagttTTATGATCTGAGACTCCTTTTCCTTCTGACAGCCTTGAGGCCGGAGCTGAGGTCACAACTTCAGAAGGTAAATCTCAGCGGGTGTATCTGCAACAGTTTGCTTACATTTAGTACATTGGCACAGCTGTCTGACTTTGTGCTGGGACAATGAAAGTTATAAAACAAGTTTATGTTGTTTTCTTGTCTTTTCTCAGTGTCACTTGACACATTGACTGATTTCTCCCTCAGGAGAGAGGAGTGTCCCTGTTAACAGCCGCTCTGGAGCAGTGCCTGGAAGTGCAGTGGGGAGAAGGTAATGAGGTGCTGAGAGATCCTACAGCGCCCCTTGTGTCCAAGGAGGTGTCACAGCGTGCCATGGAAATACTCAAGACCCTGTTCAACATCACGTATAACAGTCACAGGCAACAGCCTAACGAGGTGAGACCCAGTGGGGATGTCAGTTCATCTTGTTTATCTGAACCAAGGCCGTCGCTAGTGGGGTGAAATGTGGCAACAATTTTAGGAGCCCACAGCtagtggtggtgatggggggggggggcacagctggTGAGGTCCAAcaagaatttaattttttattaaaaaaagggggggggggggcggcgcaaTTATGTTTGCAGGGGGCTCAGAATTCCTAGCTATGCTCCTGATCTGAACTGCCATTCTGCCCGTCAGGAAGACGCTGCTCTCTATCGCCGCCTGGCGGCTGTTCTGCACCACTGCCTGTTGCTGCTCTGCGATGGGGAAGAGAGGACTGAGGAACTGCAggggtgagatgggggggggaccAGCCCCCCCGACAGGACACACTTCCCTCTGTGccatatatttgtatataataaCACAACCTAGGGGCACAAACTGAAGCAGTCGGCATATCATTTACAAGTGATTTGCGTATACACCAGGACGTAGTTACACAGTGCAGTTACTGTATCCACCAGGGCAAAATGGTgtactttttgtacgtcgctttggataaaagcgtctgccaaataaatgtaatgtaaatgtgtagtTACTGTACAGTTGGCACAGTGGTGTAGTTACTGCATATACCTGGCACAGTGGTGTAGTTACTGTATATACCTGGCACAGTGGTGTAGTTACTGTATATACCTGGCACAGTGGTGTAGTTACTGTATATACCTGGCTCAGTGGTGTAGTTACTGTATATACCTGGCACAGTGGTGTAGTTACTGTATATACCTGGCACAGTGGTGTAGTTACTGTATATAcctggcacagtggtgcagttaCTGTATATACTTGGCACAGTGGTGTAGTTACTGTATATACCTGGCACAGTGGTGTAGTTACTGTATATACCTGGCACAGTGGTGTAGTTACTGTATATACCTGGCACAGTGGTGTAGTTACTGTATATACGTGCCACAGTGGTGTAGTAACTGTATATACGTGCCACAGTGGTGTAGTTATTGTATATACGTGCCACAGTGGTGTAGTTACTGTATATACGTGCCACAGTGGTGTAGTTACTGTATATACGTGCCACAGTGGTGTAGTTATTGTATATACGTGCCACAGTGGTGTAGTTACTGTATATACGTGCCACAGTGGTGTAGTTACTGTATATAC
This window encodes:
- the LOC118216348 gene encoding insulin, giving the protein MRFVHLGLLALCLLCVAPSCGAFGNRRLCGIQLVEALLFVCGEKGLFYHPGRRVREENIRIMMRDSASLLREARMILEGVEEGRASRNGMAKRGIVEQCCHFYCNYYDLENYCNI
- the si:ch211-195b15.7 gene encoding synembryn-A, which translates into the protein MAAVDVERIIQCIKDGDQDGVQARLKEYNTEYAECFFYNVEEKERRKQRELEEFRRNKVREYVPDSDSDLDADESEDPELILRRRLAAALIWFIRTRLQPGVLKVCLRSLRILTRDRQALAPLVTDTALLTLARYGGISALPPPREEDRDVELYTYISEISVSALRARSGAKPGSASPDASDAPGDDNAAGSPSVHCATAAETPARGVQADPAPAPCSGTLSPPRGEKAEAGGTECWAGTAGHGARDDKPESHAVLARGKRDAGKERGEEEEDEEEGEDDMEVWRKEAMKALCNVIYNSQKAQERASTLRLLSGLSERLKRGTQGPEPPSGQFYDLRLLFLLTALRPELRSQLQKERGVSLLTAALEQCLEVQWGEGNEVLRDPTAPLVSKEVSQRAMEILKTLFNITYNSHRQQPNEEDAALYRRLAAVLHHCLLLLCDGEERTEELQGHTVNVLSALPLQCLDVLLSVRLSEGSREWEGVNMDCVHALLLFMEKRLDRGHKLKEKLTPVLNLLTESCRAHRETRHYLKQQILPPLRDVTCRPEQGPTVRGRLVRLMTHVDTDVKQCSAELLFVLCKENVSRFVKYTGYGNAAGLLAARGLLGGAAGSGARTPPGGPRYSSDSDSDTEEYREAKGRINPVTGRVEEAQPDPMAGMTEEEKEEEACKLINMFNRLSRDNIIQPMGVTADGRLAPLCGQMRDARLAEERESEEESDEVD